From one Bacteroides intestinalis DSM 17393 genomic stretch:
- a CDS encoding winged helix DNA-binding domain-containing protein — MLKLRMLSQGIAGPRFERPEEVVEWMGAMQAQEIRAAKWAVGLRIAKPSLTAVQEALDSGRILRTHVMRPTWHYIPGKDIKWMTELSAKSMLSKFSFYAKHHGLTKEDCLLYKPQIEEILTGQHLTCQEALEQLQLKGITLSEPIVKMHLSFGEADGTICSGIEKNGKHTYALTSERIPDAIELSREEALAELARRYFRSHGPATLEDFVWWSALNIREARSAIASLGQEIITERYNDREMMIHVSSPGLTEEVEVDEKSILQFLPPFDEYLVSYKNRFDCIKESHAQYAYNNFGIFQPVILHQGRITGNWRKASKKGVFDTSFFPGCRPAAKKLVEKAIKECLLFHES; from the coding sequence ATGCTTAAATTAAGAATGTTATCACAGGGAATTGCAGGACCACGGTTTGAAAGGCCGGAGGAGGTTGTTGAATGGATGGGTGCTATGCAGGCGCAAGAGATCAGGGCGGCTAAGTGGGCAGTCGGTTTGCGTATAGCGAAACCTTCGTTGACGGCTGTTCAGGAAGCATTGGATTCAGGGCGGATTTTGCGTACTCATGTGATGCGTCCTACGTGGCATTATATTCCGGGAAAGGATATAAAATGGATGACTGAATTGTCTGCTAAGAGTATGTTGTCAAAGTTCAGCTTTTATGCAAAGCATCATGGCCTAACAAAAGAGGATTGTTTGCTGTACAAGCCCCAAATAGAAGAAATTCTGACCGGACAACATCTGACGTGCCAGGAAGCTCTTGAACAGCTTCAGTTGAAAGGTATAACTCTCAGTGAACCCATCGTTAAAATGCATCTAAGTTTTGGTGAGGCGGACGGAACAATATGCAGTGGCATTGAGAAGAATGGGAAACATACCTATGCATTGACCAGTGAAAGGATTCCGGATGCTATAGAACTCTCTCGTGAGGAGGCTCTTGCTGAACTCGCCCGAAGGTATTTCAGAAGCCACGGTCCGGCAACACTGGAAGATTTCGTTTGGTGGTCTGCATTGAACATACGTGAAGCACGTAGCGCTATAGCGTCACTTGGGCAGGAAATTATTACAGAACGATATAATGACAGGGAGATGATGATACATGTCTCTTCACCCGGACTTACCGAGGAGGTGGAAGTTGATGAGAAAAGTATTCTTCAGTTTCTTCCGCCGTTTGATGAATATCTGGTGAGTTATAAAAACCGCTTTGACTGTATAAAGGAATCGCACGCTCAGTATGCCTATAATAATTTTGGTATATTCCAACCTGTTATTCTTCATCAAGGCCGTATCACCGGGAATTGGCGTAAGGCCTCAAAGAAAGGAGTTTTTGATACATCTTTCTTCCCAGGGTGCAGGCCTGCTGCAAAGAAGCTTGTCGAAAAAGCTATAAAGGAATGCCTATTGTTTCATGAAAGTTGA
- a CDS encoding cation:proton antiporter, with the protein MDLFDFSLKLPITDPTWIFLLVLLIILFAPILLNRLRIPHIIGMILAGLVIGEHGFNILARDSSFELFGKVGLYYIMFLAGLEMNMSDFKQNRGKAVMLGLLAFIIPIMIGLVVNMTFLKYSLITSVLLASMYASHTLVAYPIVIRYGVSRHRSVSIAVGGTAVTDTLTLLVLAVVGGMFKGESGGLFWVWLVVKVVFLGGLIMYFFPRIGRWFFRRYDDNVMQFIFVLAMVFLGAGLMEFVGMEGILGAFLAGLVLNRLIPHVSPLMNHLEFVGNALFIPYFLIGVGMLIDIHVIFGHGDALKVAGVMIAVALTGKWIACWLTQKIYKMAAIERELMYGLSNAQAAATLAAVLVGYNIILPNGERLLNDDVLNGTVLLILVTCVVSSFITERAARKIAIDEAHLEDEKRPVELEKILIPVANPDTIEDLVSLSLLIRDPKQRDNLVALNVINDNNASEALELRGKRYLEKAAMITASVDVPLKQISRYDLNIASGIIHTAKEHGVTDVIIGLHRKVNIVDSFFGMLAENLLKGLHREVMIAKFLMPINTIRRINIAVPPKAEYEAGFQKWVEHFCRMGSTLGCRVHFFANEETTTLLQILVKKRFSSTMTDFSRLDDWGDLLLLTGQVNYDHLLVIISARRGSISYDPAFERLPAQLGKYFANNSLIVLYPDQLGEPQDMLSFSNPRGNNEDQHYEKVGKWFYKWFKKSN; encoded by the coding sequence ATGGACTTATTTGACTTCAGTCTAAAACTTCCCATTACCGACCCTACATGGATATTTCTCCTTGTACTTCTTATTATATTGTTTGCTCCTATTTTGTTGAATAGGCTTCGTATCCCACATATTATCGGTATGATATTGGCAGGATTGGTAATTGGCGAGCATGGGTTTAATATTTTAGCACGGGATAGTAGTTTCGAGTTGTTTGGCAAGGTGGGTTTATACTATATCATGTTTCTGGCTGGTCTGGAAATGAATATGTCAGACTTCAAGCAAAATAGGGGAAAGGCCGTAATGTTAGGGTTACTGGCTTTTATCATTCCAATTATGATCGGTCTCGTGGTGAACATGACCTTCCTGAAATATAGTTTGATCACTTCTGTTCTGTTGGCAAGTATGTATGCTTCGCACACGCTGGTGGCATATCCTATCGTGATTCGATATGGTGTTTCCCGACATCGTAGTGTAAGTATTGCAGTGGGAGGTACGGCGGTGACTGATACCCTTACGCTGTTGGTTTTGGCTGTGGTAGGTGGTATGTTTAAGGGGGAATCCGGTGGACTGTTCTGGGTATGGCTGGTTGTCAAAGTGGTTTTCCTGGGTGGATTGATTATGTACTTCTTCCCTCGCATTGGGCGTTGGTTCTTCCGCAGATACGATGATAATGTGATGCAATTCATTTTTGTGCTTGCCATGGTATTCTTGGGGGCAGGCTTAATGGAATTTGTAGGGATGGAAGGCATTCTCGGAGCTTTCCTTGCCGGCTTGGTCTTGAACCGGCTTATTCCGCATGTTTCTCCATTGATGAATCATCTGGAATTTGTGGGTAATGCACTTTTCATTCCTTACTTTCTGATTGGCGTGGGAATGCTGATTGATATACATGTGATTTTTGGTCATGGTGATGCATTGAAAGTGGCTGGAGTAATGATCGCTGTTGCTTTGACTGGTAAATGGATTGCTTGTTGGCTGACGCAGAAGATATATAAAATGGCAGCTATTGAGCGGGAACTGATGTACGGTTTGAGCAATGCCCAGGCGGCGGCTACATTGGCTGCTGTACTGGTCGGATATAATATAATTTTGCCTAATGGTGAAAGACTGCTGAACGACGATGTTCTGAATGGTACTGTATTGCTAATCCTCGTGACCTGTGTGGTAAGTTCATTTATTACTGAACGTGCTGCCCGTAAGATCGCTATCGATGAGGCCCATCTGGAGGATGAAAAACGTCCGGTAGAGCTGGAAAAGATTTTAATACCGGTTGCCAATCCGGATACGATTGAAGATTTGGTGAGTCTATCCTTGTTGATACGTGATCCTAAACAGAGAGATAATCTGGTGGCATTGAATGTGATTAATGATAATAATGCATCGGAAGCTCTGGAACTTCGCGGAAAACGTTATCTGGAGAAGGCAGCCATGATAACGGCATCGGTGGATGTGCCGCTGAAACAAATCAGCCGTTATGACTTGAATATTGCTTCAGGTATCATTCATACGGCAAAAGAGCATGGGGTGACGGATGTGATTATTGGTTTGCACCGTAAAGTTAATATTGTGGATTCCTTCTTTGGTATGTTGGCGGAGAACCTGTTGAAAGGTTTGCACCGGGAAGTGATGATTGCAAAGTTCCTGATGCCGATTAATACTATACGGAGAATTAATATTGCTGTTCCGCCGAAAGCAGAATATGAAGCGGGTTTCCAGAAGTGGGTAGAACATTTCTGCCGTATGGGAAGTACATTGGGATGCCGGGTACACTTCTTCGCTAATGAAGAAACTACTACGCTCTTACAAATACTGGTAAAGAAGAGGTTTAGCTCGACAATGACTGATTTCTCCCGTTTGGATGATTGGGGGGATTTACTGTTGTTGACCGGACAAGTGAATTATGATCATTTACTGGTGATTATCAGCGCCCGCCGTGGTTCTATTTCTTATGATCCTGCATTCGAAAGACTTCCTGCTCAGTTAGGAAAGTATTTTGCCAACAATAGTTTGATAGTGCTCTATCCGGATCAGTTGGGTGAACCGCAAGATATGTTGTCTTTCTCTAATCCACGTGGTAATAATGAAGATCAGCATTATGAAAAGGTAGGCAAATGGTTCTATAAATGGTTCAAGAAGAGTAATTAG
- a CDS encoding tRNA threonylcarbamoyladenosine dehydratase — translation MEDWRQRTRLLLGEEKMERLQQAHVLVVGLGGVGAYAAEMICRAGVGRMTIVDADTVQPTNINRQLPALHSTLEMSKAEILEKRFRDINPEIELTVLPVFLKDENIPELLDAASYDFVVDAIDTLAPKCHLIAETLKRHIKIVSSMGAGAKSDITQVRFADIWDTYHCGLSKAVRKRLQKMGIKRKLPVVFSTEQADSKAVLLTEDEMNKKSTCGTISYMPAVFGCYLAEYVLKRL, via the coding sequence ATGGAGGATTGGAGACAGAGGACACGGCTCTTATTGGGTGAGGAGAAGATGGAACGTTTGCAGCAGGCACACGTGCTCGTAGTGGGTCTTGGTGGAGTAGGAGCGTATGCAGCGGAGATGATTTGTCGTGCCGGAGTAGGACGCATGACGATTGTGGATGCGGATACAGTGCAGCCTACGAATATCAATCGTCAGCTTCCGGCCTTGCATTCTACATTGGAAATGAGCAAGGCGGAAATCTTGGAGAAACGTTTCCGGGATATTAATCCGGAAATAGAATTGACGGTGTTGCCGGTATTCCTGAAAGATGAGAATATTCCCGAACTGCTGGATGCAGCATCCTATGATTTTGTAGTGGATGCCATTGATACGCTGGCTCCGAAATGTCATTTGATTGCAGAAACTTTAAAGCGACATATTAAGATTGTTTCTAGTATGGGAGCCGGAGCAAAGAGTGATATAACCCAGGTCCGCTTTGCCGACATATGGGATACCTATCATTGCGGACTGAGCAAGGCAGTCAGAAAACGACTTCAGAAAATGGGAATTAAACGTAAACTTCCGGTGGTATTCAGTACGGAACAAGCGGATTCGAAAGCTGTACTGCTGACAGAAGATGAAATGAATAAGAAATCAACATGCGGAACAATCAGCTATATGCCGGCGGTATTTGGATGCTATCTGGCGGAGTATGTGTTGAAGAGATTATGA
- a CDS encoding SusC/RagA family TonB-linked outer membrane protein: MNEDRKKRGLANSKFFTAVAISALFLGSGNAMANQVASDHVSEVTEQLQSINVTGLVVDAAGEPVIGASVVEKGTTNGIVTDVDGKFTLSVKPGAILKISFVGYQPQEVKATPTMKIVLKEDTELLDEVVVVGYGTQKKANLTGAVTTVDLNKTMSGRPQQDVTKALQGAVPGLSITTENGDINGSAAMRIRGVGTLSNSEKSNPLIVVDGVPMDDISFLNTQDIESISVLKDAASTSIYGTRAAFGVILINTKSAKPTEKVTINYSNNFAWDQATYLPNFPDVPTQLRAALEAKANANQYEVELFGMYFDKLLPYAEKWAQQNGGRKLKYGEMRPYQSDSNVGDYNIIDGTPYYYADWDVQDIYYSKAAPSQSHNISVQGSSGKTNYYLSFGYDEKEGIMKVRPDELKKYNVSVNVTTNLYDWLQVGARVNYSRKAYQRPDIYSSTYQTLWRWGSFFIPSGTIDGYDTRLMSMRKQASDRKEITDLTRLNGFLKAEIVKGLTLNADFTYAIQNLNSGSEDFSVYGIDWSGMPTPKYIVTKSNSAIWRDNSKQNTWTLNAYANYAKTFAKSHNLNVMVGANAEEVDYTYLYGYRKGLYDEAYPELNLASQDGQQINWSHTSRASAGYFGRINYDYKGIYLLEVNGRYDGSSRFPHNDKWAFFPSASIGYRFSEEAYFAPLKKVISNAKLRASYGEIGNEAIGDYMFEALISQRENTSSTGYIYWVDGNGANANRLTQYNMPKLVSKSLTWERIRTTDIGLDLGFLNNELTVGFDWYQRENRDMLAPAQVLPNSVGATAPYDNAGTLRTRGWELNLDWHHKFGEFNVYANFNLSDSKTKVTKWNNDTKLLSSYYSGKNYGDIWGFETDRYFEESDFTGQNADGSWNYKPGIAGQSALERAPFHYGPGDIKFKDLDGSGAIDGGKGTADDHGDLKIIGNSLPRYEYGFHLGGNWKGIDLDLFFQGVGKRSDWTISSLNFPMMRAADLAIYDNQKSFNRVFYTDDWKTITGYDIDQSNTYPRLYPGNEAKGTVSGIANGSNNYYPQSRYLTDMSYLRLKNVTVGYTLPKEWTRKAFIEKARIYFSGSNLFLLYKGSDLPVDPEISTGDGLTYGGWGRTTPITRTFSFGIQVTL; the protein is encoded by the coding sequence ATGAATGAAGATCGCAAAAAACGAGGATTAGCAAATAGCAAATTCTTCACAGCAGTAGCCATCAGTGCACTGTTTTTAGGAAGCGGTAATGCGATGGCTAACCAGGTTGCTTCGGATCATGTTTCAGAAGTAACAGAGCAGTTACAATCTATCAATGTTACAGGTTTGGTTGTAGATGCGGCAGGCGAGCCGGTTATCGGTGCCAGTGTGGTAGAAAAAGGGACAACTAATGGCATTGTTACTGACGTTGACGGAAAGTTTACTTTGAGTGTGAAGCCAGGAGCAATATTAAAAATATCATTCGTGGGTTATCAGCCCCAAGAAGTAAAGGCTACACCTACTATGAAAATCGTGTTGAAGGAAGATACGGAATTATTGGATGAAGTAGTAGTAGTTGGTTACGGTACACAAAAGAAAGCCAATTTAACAGGTGCAGTTACTACTGTGGACTTGAATAAAACGATGTCAGGCCGCCCTCAGCAAGATGTAACCAAAGCACTGCAAGGTGCGGTTCCTGGTTTGAGTATCACGACTGAAAATGGTGATATCAACGGGAGTGCTGCAATGCGTATTCGTGGTGTCGGTACGTTAAGTAATTCTGAAAAGAGTAATCCGTTGATTGTTGTGGATGGAGTCCCGATGGATGACATTTCTTTCTTGAATACACAGGATATTGAGAGTATCTCTGTACTGAAAGATGCTGCTTCTACCTCTATTTATGGTACACGTGCAGCTTTTGGTGTTATTTTGATTAATACGAAAAGTGCTAAGCCGACGGAAAAGGTTACTATAAATTATAGTAATAATTTCGCGTGGGATCAAGCAACTTATCTTCCGAATTTCCCGGATGTTCCTACACAACTTCGGGCTGCATTGGAGGCTAAGGCCAATGCTAACCAATATGAAGTGGAACTCTTTGGTATGTATTTTGATAAACTATTGCCTTATGCCGAAAAGTGGGCACAACAGAATGGAGGAAGAAAACTAAAATATGGTGAAATGAGACCGTATCAGAGTGACAGCAATGTGGGGGATTATAATATCATTGACGGAACTCCTTATTATTATGCAGACTGGGATGTGCAGGATATTTATTATAGTAAAGCAGCCCCTTCACAAAGCCATAATATATCTGTTCAGGGAAGTTCTGGTAAGACGAACTATTACCTTTCTTTTGGTTATGATGAGAAAGAAGGTATTATGAAAGTACGTCCCGATGAATTGAAGAAGTACAATGTTTCAGTGAATGTAACGACCAATTTATATGATTGGTTGCAAGTAGGTGCACGTGTCAATTACTCTCGTAAGGCTTATCAGCGTCCTGACATTTACAGTAGTACTTATCAGACCCTTTGGCGTTGGGGTTCTTTCTTCATTCCTTCAGGTACCATTGATGGTTATGATACTCGTCTTATGTCTATGCGTAAGCAAGCATCCGACCGTAAGGAAATAACTGACCTTACCCGTTTGAATGGATTCTTGAAAGCAGAAATAGTAAAAGGACTTACTTTGAATGCTGATTTCACTTATGCAATTCAGAACTTGAACAGTGGCTCTGAAGACTTCTCGGTCTATGGTATTGACTGGTCGGGAATGCCTACTCCTAAATATATTGTTACCAAAAGTAACTCAGCAATCTGGCGTGATAATTCCAAGCAGAATACTTGGACTTTGAATGCATATGCCAACTATGCCAAAACTTTTGCAAAGAGCCATAATTTGAATGTAATGGTCGGAGCTAATGCTGAAGAAGTAGATTACACTTATTTATATGGATACCGTAAAGGATTGTATGATGAAGCATACCCTGAATTGAATTTGGCAAGCCAAGATGGACAACAAATAAACTGGTCGCATACTTCCCGTGCTTCAGCCGGTTATTTCGGACGTATCAACTATGATTACAAGGGTATCTATCTGTTGGAAGTAAATGGACGTTACGATGGTTCTTCCAGATTTCCACATAATGATAAATGGGCATTCTTCCCTTCTGCTTCTATCGGATATCGCTTCTCGGAAGAGGCTTATTTTGCACCATTGAAGAAAGTGATTAGTAATGCTAAGTTACGTGCATCCTATGGTGAAATCGGAAATGAAGCCATTGGAGATTATATGTTTGAAGCATTGATCAGCCAACGAGAAAATACATCATCTACAGGATATATTTATTGGGTGGATGGCAATGGAGCTAATGCAAATAGATTGACTCAGTACAATATGCCTAAACTGGTGTCAAAGTCTCTTACTTGGGAACGCATCCGCACTACTGACATTGGTTTGGATTTAGGTTTCCTGAATAATGAATTAACTGTAGGATTTGACTGGTATCAACGTGAAAATCGTGATATGCTTGCTCCTGCCCAGGTTCTTCCGAACAGTGTAGGTGCTACTGCTCCTTACGATAATGCAGGTACACTGCGCACCCGTGGATGGGAATTAAACCTCGATTGGCATCATAAATTCGGTGAATTTAATGTGTATGCTAACTTCAATCTTAGTGATTCAAAGACAAAAGTAACAAAGTGGAATAATGATACTAAGTTGCTCAGTTCTTACTATTCGGGCAAGAATTATGGTGATATCTGGGGTTTCGAAACAGATCGTTATTTTGAAGAATCTGACTTTACTGGTCAGAATGCAGATGGTTCATGGAACTACAAGCCGGGTATTGCTGGTCAATCTGCACTTGAGCGTGCTCCGTTCCATTATGGTCCTGGTGATATTAAGTTCAAAGATTTGGATGGCAGTGGCGCGATTGACGGTGGAAAAGGAACCGCTGATGATCATGGTGACTTGAAGATTATCGGTAATTCACTCCCTCGTTATGAATATGGCTTCCACCTGGGTGGTAACTGGAAAGGCATTGACTTAGATTTATTCTTCCAAGGTGTGGGAAAACGTTCTGATTGGACTATTTCTTCTTTGAATTTCCCGATGATGCGTGCAGCTGACTTGGCTATCTACGATAATCAAAAAAGTTTCAATAGAGTATTCTATACTGATGATTGGAAAACGATTACCGGTTATGATATTGACCAGAGTAATACTTATCCTCGTTTATATCCGGGAAATGAAGCCAAAGGTACTGTGTCAGGTATTGCAAACGGTTCCAATAACTATTATCCGCAATCTCGTTACTTGACTGATATGTCTTATCTTCGTTTAAAGAACGTAACTGTTGGCTATACTTTACCGAAGGAGTGGACCCGTAAAGCTTTCATCGAAAAGGCACGTATCTACTTTAGTGGTAGTAACCTCTTCTTGCTCTACAAGGGCAGTGATCTTCCTGTTGATCCGGAAATCAGTACTGGTGATGGCCTTACCTATGGAGGCTGGGGACGTACAACTCCTATCACTCGTACCTTCTCATTCGGTATTCAGGTAACCTTATAA
- a CDS encoding aspartate-semialdehyde dehydrogenase, whose amino-acid sequence MKVAIVGASGAVGQEFLRVLDERNFPLDELVLFGSKRSAGTKYTFRGKQIEVKLLQHNDDFKGVDIAFTSAGAGTSKEYAETITKHGAVMIDNSSAFRMDNDIPLVVPEVNAADAKDRPRGIIANPNCTTIQMVVALKAIEQLSHIKTVHVSTYQAASGAGAAAMDELYTQYRQVLAGESVTVEKFAYQLAFNLIPQIDVFTDNGYTKEEMKMFHETRKIMHSDIKVSATCVRVPALRSHSESIWVETERPISVEEAREAFAKGDGLVLQDNPAEKEYPMPLFLAGKDPVYVGRIRKDLANENGLTFWIVGDQIKKGAALNAVQIAEYLVKENAL is encoded by the coding sequence ATGAAAGTAGCTATTGTTGGAGCAAGCGGAGCCGTGGGACAGGAGTTCCTGCGTGTGCTCGATGAAAGGAATTTCCCGTTGGATGAGTTAGTGTTGTTCGGTTCTAAACGCAGTGCCGGAACAAAATACACATTCCGCGGTAAACAGATCGAGGTAAAACTCTTGCAACACAACGATGACTTTAAAGGGGTTGATATCGCTTTCACTTCCGCAGGCGCTGGTACCTCTAAAGAGTATGCCGAGACCATCACCAAACATGGTGCTGTGATGATCGATAACTCCAGTGCTTTCCGTATGGATAATGACATACCTTTGGTAGTTCCCGAGGTAAATGCTGCCGATGCAAAAGATCGTCCACGCGGCATCATCGCCAACCCTAACTGTACCACTATACAAATGGTAGTGGCACTGAAAGCCATCGAACAGCTTTCTCACATAAAGACTGTACACGTTTCTACGTATCAGGCTGCCAGCGGTGCAGGTGCTGCCGCTATGGATGAATTGTACACACAATACCGCCAGGTGTTAGCAGGTGAATCTGTTACTGTTGAAAAGTTTGCATACCAGTTGGCATTCAACCTCATTCCTCAGATTGACGTATTCACCGATAACGGATACACTAAAGAAGAAATGAAAATGTTCCACGAGACCCGTAAGATTATGCACTCCGACATTAAAGTAAGTGCAACTTGCGTACGCGTTCCTGCTCTTCGCTCTCACTCTGAAAGCATTTGGGTAGAAACAGAACGTCCTATTTCAGTGGAAGAAGCTCGTGAAGCTTTTGCAAAAGGCGACGGCTTGGTATTGCAGGATAATCCTGCCGAAAAGGAATATCCAATGCCTCTGTTCCTTGCAGGCAAAGATCCCGTTTATGTAGGTCGTATCCGTAAGGATCTGGCTAATGAAAACGGTCTGACTTTCTGGATTGTGGGTGACCAGATCAAGAAAGGTGCCGCACTGAACGCAGTACAGATTGCAGAATATTTGGTAAAAGAGAATGCTCTCTAA
- a CDS encoding RagB/SusD family nutrient uptake outer membrane protein has product MKKLFIYGTMALMALTSCNDFLDKAPLDAFTNTPAYWSNTSNLDNQCNTFYNNYSGYGNGSGGGWFYFKTLSDDQVDYQSTVWTYTSVVATSTNWSDPFTEIRRANYIIEGLQTSSLDDAVKANYEGLARLNRAWEYYQLVRMYGDVQWITTVVDPADKDVVYGPRTDRDIVMDNVLEDLNYAASTITGTNKQRFSADMALAMKADITLYEGTYCKYRNASDNAGKAADNTRAEKYLRECVAACEALMTKGYSLNPSYKGNYNSISLSSNPEMIFYKPYSQNVFMHSTIDYTVNTSGTSGMTKNAFDNYLFLDGKPKATTTMDTNDAAVKDADGKYNLESVLAVRDKRLAATLDPVLCFKGSAYSRAGVAGFTSTTGYGIAKYDNPEELAVSDRNSINKQYTDCPLFWLSVVYLNFAEAKAELGTLTQADLDKSINKLQERAGLPGMTTQPEADPANNMGVSNLIWEIRRCRRCELMCDNWTRYWDLIRWHKLDLLDSSKNPTIYLGANMKNVENPEVDVNNDGYMIGSNTLNQPRTYEPKHYFYPIPTTQLTLNTNMEQNPFWK; this is encoded by the coding sequence ATGAAAAAGCTATTCATATACGGAACAATGGCACTGATGGCCTTGACAAGTTGTAATGACTTTCTCGACAAAGCACCTTTGGATGCCTTTACCAATACTCCTGCATATTGGAGTAATACGAGTAACCTTGACAACCAATGCAATACATTCTATAACAACTATTCGGGTTATGGAAATGGCAGCGGTGGCGGATGGTTTTATTTCAAAACATTGAGTGATGATCAGGTAGACTATCAGTCGACAGTCTGGACTTATACAAGTGTAGTAGCCACTTCTACAAATTGGTCCGATCCTTTCACAGAAATTCGTCGTGCCAATTATATTATTGAAGGACTGCAAACTTCTTCTCTTGATGATGCTGTTAAGGCTAATTATGAAGGTCTGGCACGTTTGAACCGTGCATGGGAATATTATCAATTGGTTCGCATGTATGGTGACGTACAGTGGATTACTACAGTTGTGGATCCGGCAGACAAGGATGTGGTTTACGGACCACGTACGGATCGAGATATTGTAATGGACAATGTCCTAGAAGACCTGAACTATGCTGCAAGTACAATTACGGGCACTAACAAACAACGCTTTAGTGCTGACATGGCGTTGGCAATGAAAGCTGATATCACATTGTATGAAGGTACCTACTGTAAGTATCGTAATGCAAGTGACAATGCCGGTAAAGCTGCTGATAACACTCGCGCTGAGAAGTACTTGCGTGAATGTGTGGCTGCTTGTGAAGCATTGATGACTAAGGGATACTCATTGAATCCGAGTTATAAGGGAAACTATAATTCAATATCGCTTAGTTCTAATCCTGAAATGATTTTCTACAAGCCTTATTCTCAAAATGTTTTCATGCATTCTACCATTGACTATACTGTTAATACAAGTGGTACTAGCGGTATGACCAAAAATGCTTTCGATAATTACTTGTTCCTTGACGGTAAACCTAAAGCAACCACTACAATGGATACCAATGATGCCGCAGTGAAAGATGCAGATGGTAAATACAATCTTGAGTCTGTTCTTGCTGTTCGCGACAAGCGATTGGCGGCTACTCTCGATCCTGTGTTATGCTTCAAGGGTAGTGCTTATAGTCGTGCCGGAGTTGCAGGGTTCACTTCTACTACTGGTTACGGTATAGCTAAATATGATAATCCGGAGGAGTTGGCGGTAAGTGACCGTAACAGTATCAACAAGCAATATACTGACTGTCCGCTTTTCTGGCTGTCTGTTGTCTATCTGAACTTCGCTGAGGCTAAGGCAGAACTTGGAACATTGACGCAAGCTGATCTTGACAAGTCCATTAATAAGTTGCAAGAGCGTGCCGGGCTACCCGGTATGACCACTCAACCGGAAGCTGATCCAGCCAACAATATGGGAGTTAGCAATTTGATATGGGAGATCCGCCGTTGTCGTCGTTGTGAGTTGATGTGTGATAACTGGACTCGTTATTGGGATTTAATTCGTTGGCATAAACTTGATTTACTTGATTCCTCCAAAAATCCTACGATCTATCTTGGAGCTAACATGAAGAATGTGGAGAATCCGGAAGTCGATGTGAATAATGATGGATATATGATTGGTTCTAACACTCTTAACCAGCCACGTACCTACGAACCAAAGCACTATTTCTATCCGATACCTACAACTCAGCTGACTTTGAATACGAATATGGAACAGAATCCGTTCTGGAAATAA